One Streptomyces hundungensis DNA segment encodes these proteins:
- a CDS encoding YczE/YyaS/YitT family protein, whose product MSQSTTTTPGGPALSTHLTRRLLQLYVGLALYGVSSGLLVRAGLGLEPWGVLHQGLAKHTGLSIGVVSIIVGAAVLLLWIPLRQRPGLGTVSNVFAIGVFMDGTLAVVPDVRGLLAQVPLTAAAIVCNGVATGLYISARFGPGPRDGLMTGLHRATGRSIRLVRTSLEVVVVATGFLLGGSLGVGTVLYALAIGPLAQFFLRVFAIPAGDPGPAPAAPAPVRGAAGPEPAPERAILPR is encoded by the coding sequence ATGAGCCAGTCCACTACCACCACACCAGGGGGCCCCGCCTTGTCCACGCACCTCACCCGGAGGCTGCTCCAGCTCTATGTCGGCCTCGCCCTGTACGGCGTCAGCTCGGGGCTGCTGGTCCGCGCCGGGCTCGGCCTCGAACCGTGGGGGGTGCTGCACCAGGGCCTCGCGAAGCACACCGGTCTCTCGATCGGGGTCGTGTCGATCATCGTCGGGGCCGCGGTGCTGCTGCTGTGGATCCCTCTGCGCCAGCGACCGGGGCTCGGCACCGTCTCCAACGTCTTCGCGATCGGCGTCTTCATGGACGGCACGCTCGCCGTCGTCCCCGATGTGCGCGGGCTGCTCGCCCAGGTGCCGCTGACGGCCGCCGCGATCGTCTGCAACGGCGTCGCGACCGGCCTCTACATCTCGGCCCGTTTCGGCCCCGGCCCACGCGACGGCCTGATGACGGGCCTGCACCGGGCGACGGGCCGGTCGATCCGGCTGGTGCGCACCTCCCTCGAGGTCGTCGTGGTGGCGACGGGCTTCCTGCTCGGTGGTTCGCTCGGCGTCGGCACGGTCCTGTACGCCCTGGCGATCGGGCCGCTCGCCCAGTTCTTCCTCCGCGTCTTCGCGATCCCCGCCGGTGACCCGGGCCCGGCGCCCGCCGCCCCGGCACCGGTACGGGGCGCCGCGGGGCCTGAGCCGGCCCCGGAGCGCGCGATACTTCCCCGGTGA
- a CDS encoding glycerophosphodiester phosphodiesterase, translating into MTRVRHPYLDHPSPIPFAHRGGAADGIENTAAAFERAAAAGYRYFETDVHTTADGRLVAFHDATLDRVTDARGRIADLPWDEVRRARVAGREPLPLFEELLEAFPAVRWNVDLKAESALVPLIDLIRRTAAWDRVCVGSFSEARVARAHRLAGPRLATSYGVRGVAALRLRSFGIPAPLRPGAVSAQVPESQSGVPVVDRRFVRTAHALGLHVHVWTINDPARMRALLDLGVDGIMTDHLETLRTVLTDRGAWH; encoded by the coding sequence GTGACTCGCGTACGCCACCCTTATCTGGACCACCCCTCCCCCATCCCGTTCGCCCACCGCGGCGGGGCGGCCGACGGCATCGAGAACACCGCGGCCGCCTTCGAACGGGCCGCGGCGGCCGGGTACCGGTACTTCGAGACCGATGTGCACACCACGGCCGACGGACGGCTGGTCGCCTTCCACGACGCGACCCTGGACCGTGTCACCGACGCGCGCGGCAGGATCGCCGACCTTCCCTGGGACGAGGTCAGGCGGGCCCGGGTGGCCGGGCGCGAGCCCCTGCCCCTCTTCGAGGAGCTTCTGGAGGCGTTTCCCGCGGTCCGCTGGAACGTCGACCTCAAGGCCGAGTCCGCGCTCGTCCCGCTGATCGACCTGATCCGTCGCACCGCCGCCTGGGACCGGGTCTGCGTGGGCTCCTTCTCGGAGGCCCGGGTGGCCAGGGCCCACCGCCTCGCGGGCCCGCGCCTGGCCACGTCGTACGGCGTGCGGGGTGTCGCCGCGCTGCGGCTGCGCTCCTTCGGGATCCCGGCGCCGCTGCGCCCCGGCGCGGTGAGCGCCCAGGTGCCCGAGAGCCAGAGCGGCGTTCCGGTCGTGGACCGTCGCTTCGTCCGTACCGCGCATGCGCTCGGCCTGCACGTCCACGTGTGGACGATCAACGATCCCGCCCGGATGAGGGCGCTCCTCGACCTTGGCGTGGATGGCATCATGACCGATCATCTGGAGACACTGCGCACGGTACTGACCGACCGGGGAGCCTGGCACTGA
- a CDS encoding PLP-dependent aminotransferase family protein has protein sequence MAQWTSAIGPAQLARQLKAQQPRPVGTGLRKPPAYRALADGIRLLVLEGRVPAAARLPAERELAVALSVSRTTVAAAYEALRGEGFLESRRGAGSWTAVPAGHPLPGRGLEPLPPESLGSMIDLGCAALPAPEPWLTRGVQGALEELPPYAHTHGDYPAGLPALRQMLADRYTARGIPTMPEQIMVTTGAMGAMDAICHLFAGRGERIAVESPSYANILQLMREAGARLVPIAMAEALSGWDLPRWRQVLRDAAPRLAYVVADFHNPTGALADEDQRRQLVDAARSAGTVLVVDETMSELWLDEELAMPRPVCAFDPAGATVLTVGSASKAFWAGMRIGWVRAAPDIIRSLVAARAYADLGTPVLEQLAVNWLMATGGWEQAVELRRTQARENRDALVAAVRRELPDWEFHVPRGGLTLWVRTGGLSGSRLAEVGERVGVRVPSGPRFGVDGAFEGYVRLPFTVGGPVAEEAAVRLAAAARLVETGGGSGSAEPPRTFVA, from the coding sequence ATGGCTCAGTGGACCTCGGCGATCGGGCCCGCCCAGCTCGCCCGTCAGCTCAAGGCGCAGCAACCCCGCCCGGTGGGCACGGGCCTGCGCAAGCCGCCCGCCTACCGCGCGCTCGCCGACGGGATCCGGCTGCTCGTCCTGGAGGGCCGCGTGCCGGCCGCCGCCCGGCTGCCCGCCGAACGCGAACTGGCCGTCGCCCTGTCGGTGAGCCGCACCACGGTGGCCGCCGCCTACGAGGCGCTGCGTGGCGAGGGCTTCCTCGAATCGAGGCGCGGCGCCGGCAGCTGGACCGCCGTGCCCGCGGGGCATCCGCTGCCCGGCCGGGGGCTCGAACCGCTCCCGCCCGAGTCGCTCGGCTCCATGATCGACCTGGGCTGCGCGGCCCTGCCCGCCCCCGAACCCTGGCTGACCCGTGGCGTACAGGGCGCGCTCGAAGAGCTTCCGCCGTACGCCCACACCCATGGCGACTACCCGGCGGGCCTGCCCGCGCTGCGTCAGATGCTCGCCGACCGCTACACCGCGCGCGGCATCCCGACGATGCCCGAGCAGATCATGGTCACCACCGGGGCGATGGGGGCGATGGACGCCATCTGTCATCTGTTCGCCGGGCGCGGTGAACGCATCGCCGTCGAGTCGCCCTCCTACGCCAACATCCTTCAGCTCATGCGCGAGGCGGGCGCCCGACTCGTGCCGATCGCCATGGCCGAGGCCCTGTCCGGCTGGGATCTGCCGCGCTGGCGCCAGGTGTTGAGGGACGCGGCGCCCCGACTCGCCTATGTCGTCGCGGACTTCCACAACCCCACCGGCGCGCTCGCCGACGAGGACCAGCGGCGCCAGCTCGTGGACGCGGCCCGTTCGGCCGGCACCGTGCTCGTCGTCGACGAGACGATGAGCGAGCTGTGGCTGGACGAGGAGCTCGCCATGCCGCGCCCCGTCTGCGCCTTCGACCCGGCGGGGGCCACCGTCCTCACGGTCGGCTCGGCCAGCAAGGCGTTCTGGGCCGGCATGCGCATCGGCTGGGTGCGCGCCGCCCCCGACATCATCCGCTCGCTCGTCGCGGCCCGCGCGTACGCGGATCTGGGGACCCCGGTCCTGGAACAGCTGGCCGTCAACTGGCTTATGGCGACGGGGGGTTGGGAGCAGGCGGTCGAACTGCGCCGCACCCAGGCCCGGGAGAACCGCGACGCGCTGGTCGCCGCGGTGCGCCGGGAGCTGCCCGACTGGGAGTTCCATGTGCCGCGCGGCGGCCTCACGTTGTGGGTGCGCACTGGAGGTCTCTCGGGGTCCCGGCTGGCCGAGGTCGGCGAACGGGTCGGGGTGCGGGTGCCGTCGGGACCGCGCTTCGGCGTGGACGGCGCCTTCGAGGGCTATGTTCGGCTGCCGTTCACGGTGGGCGGCCCGGTCGCCGAGGAGGCGGCGGTGCGGCTGGCGGCGGCGGCCCGGCTGGTGGAGACGGGCGGCGGCTCGGGAAGCGCGGAGCCGCCGCGGACCTTCGTCGCCTGA